The following proteins are encoded in a genomic region of Phycisphaera sp.:
- the rpsP gene encoding 30S ribosomal protein S16: MVRIRMQRLGRTHRPFYRIAAAEKRVKRDGKVLENLGWYNPIEKDPEKQLMLHEERIQYWLSVGAQPSDTMMDILGNRELLTPKLKDAWLAKREADRNRVGCKVGLATAEKAQTEIGELSSSDDAEGVDLAGYASSISEAVNEARAAVSAADPKAADAAKAKAEGALSEAKGAVDKATNEKKAAAEAEAAAEAKKKAEEEAAAAAEAPAEEVAAEEEKPAEG; this comes from the coding sequence GTGGTCCGGATCCGCATGCAGCGCCTGGGGCGCACCCACCGTCCGTTCTATCGCATCGCCGCCGCCGAGAAGCGGGTCAAGCGTGATGGCAAGGTCCTCGAGAACCTGGGGTGGTACAACCCCATCGAGAAGGACCCCGAGAAGCAGCTCATGCTGCACGAAGAGCGGATCCAGTACTGGCTCAGCGTCGGTGCCCAGCCCAGCGACACCATGATGGACATCCTGGGCAACCGGGAGCTGCTGACCCCCAAGCTCAAGGACGCCTGGCTGGCCAAGCGCGAGGCCGACCGCAACCGCGTGGGCTGCAAGGTGGGCCTGGCCACCGCCGAGAAGGCCCAGACCGAGATCGGCGAGCTGTCGAGCTCCGACGACGCCGAGGGCGTTGATCTGGCGGGCTACGCCTCGAGCATCAGCGAGGCCGTGAACGAGGCCCGGGCCGCGGTGTCCGCCGCCGACCCCAAGGCCGCCGACGCCGCCAAGGCCAAGGCCGAGGGTGCCCTGAGCGAGGCCAAGGGCGCGGTCGACAAGGCCACCAACGAGAAGAAGGCCGCCGCGGAGGCGGAAGCGGCCGCCGAGGCCAAGAAGAAGGCCGAGGAAGAGGCCGCGGCCGCTGCTGAGGCTCCGGCCGAAGAGGTCGCTGCAGAGGAAGAGAAGCCCGCCGAGGGTTGA
- a CDS encoding tRNA (guanine(37)-N(1))-methyltransferase, which produces MRIDVLTTFPEMFGHEPPAAMAVSIPGRARAAGLVDWHATDIRGYTLNKHGKTDDRPFGGGPGMVMTCQPVWDAVMDVEAMNQRPAHRVLLTPQGRPLTQATVERLATLPRLLLIAGHYEGLDERVIEKLEPEEISLGDYVLSGGELAAMVLMDAVIRKLPGVLGHDESAGQDSFGAEPHADPNGDPVDARLAAEMGIPEGARLLDCPHYTRPREWMGVAVPDVLLGGDHSAVARWRLEQRLARTRERRPDLLDPDGPEALAGGGPRA; this is translated from the coding sequence GTGCGCATCGACGTCCTCACAACCTTCCCCGAGATGTTCGGCCACGAGCCGCCGGCGGCGATGGCCGTGAGCATCCCCGGCCGGGCCCGCGCGGCGGGGCTGGTCGACTGGCACGCCACCGACATCCGCGGCTACACGCTAAACAAGCACGGCAAGACCGACGATCGGCCCTTCGGCGGCGGCCCGGGCATGGTGATGACCTGCCAGCCGGTGTGGGACGCCGTGATGGACGTGGAGGCAATGAATCAGCGGCCCGCCCACCGTGTGCTGCTAACGCCCCAGGGCCGGCCACTGACCCAGGCCACCGTCGAGCGGCTGGCCACTCTACCGCGGCTGCTGTTAATCGCCGGGCATTACGAGGGCCTCGACGAGCGGGTGATCGAGAAGCTGGAACCCGAGGAAATCAGCCTGGGCGATTACGTGCTTAGCGGCGGAGAGCTGGCCGCCATGGTGCTCATGGATGCGGTGATCCGCAAGCTGCCCGGCGTGCTTGGGCACGACGAATCGGCCGGCCAGGACAGCTTCGGGGCCGAGCCCCACGCCGACCCCAACGGCGACCCGGTCGACGCGAGGCTGGCCGCCGAGATGGGCATCCCCGAGGGTGCCCGCCTGCTGGATTGCCCGCACTACACCCGCCCCCGGGAGTGGATGGGCGTGGCCGTGCCCGACGTGCTGCTGGGCGGCGACCACTCGGCTGTGGCCCGCTGGCGGCTGGAGCAGCGGCTGGCCAGGACGCGGGAGAGGCGGCCGGATTTACTCGATCCAGACGGCCCTGAAGCCCTTGCAGGCGGTGGCCCGAGGGCCTAA
- the rplS gene encoding 50S ribosomal protein L19: MSLSNPKSQQAILESISQDHMKTDLPRFDIGDTIQVHVRIVEGERERTQVYTGVLIAQRGRGINETITVRRVVDDIGIERTWPLNSPLIAKFEVVRRADARRAKLYYLRDRVGKKRRLRDRRRGMKHVQGLKTVQK, encoded by the coding sequence ATGTCGCTTTCCAACCCCAAGAGCCAACAGGCCATCCTGGAGTCGATCTCCCAGGACCACATGAAGACCGACCTACCGCGCTTCGACATCGGCGACACCATCCAGGTCCACGTCCGCATCGTCGAGGGCGAGCGTGAGCGCACCCAGGTCTACACCGGCGTGCTCATCGCCCAGCGCGGCCGCGGCATCAACGAGACGATCACCGTCCGCCGCGTGGTCGACGACATCGGCATCGAGCGGACTTGGCCCTTGAACAGCCCGCTGATCGCCAAGTTCGAGGTCGTCCGCCGGGCCGACGCCCGCCGTGCCAAGCTCTACTACCTGCGCGACCGCGTGGGCAAAAAGCGCCGCCTGCGCGACCGCCGCCGTGGCATGAAGCACGTGCAGGGGTTGAAGACGGTGCAGAAGTAA
- a CDS encoding zinc-binding dehydrogenase has translation MNALVCTKQAKTVAPNIDYQTDWPDLEPTPPGHAKLRTLCSALNHMDLWVGMGIPGVDLTWPRVSGCDACAVVEEVGEGVDPSWVGRRVIVNAAVEVPPRERPTDPPGSTLAPDYELIGEHHHGTHRQFFHAPATHLADLGADDSSEIDPFEAAAFGLTALTAWSMMVTKGGLRAGQSVLVTGIGGGVATSAMQIAKHFGCPVVVTSRHQWKIDKAIDMGADHGVLDQSSSGGEDWSRDVRTWTGKRGVDMAVDSIGKATHLSCIKSLARGGAYVTPGCTTGPDATTDLARIFWNQLRILGSTMGAPAEFREVASLFKAGALKPVLDQVFKASDGRAAYERLEAQEQLGKIVIDWR, from the coding sequence ATGAACGCCCTCGTCTGTACTAAACAAGCCAAAACCGTCGCCCCCAATATCGACTACCAGACCGACTGGCCCGACCTCGAACCCACGCCGCCCGGCCACGCGAAGCTGCGGACGCTGTGCAGCGCGCTCAATCACATGGATCTATGGGTGGGCATGGGCATCCCGGGCGTCGACCTCACCTGGCCTCGCGTCAGCGGGTGCGACGCGTGCGCGGTCGTCGAGGAAGTGGGGGAGGGCGTCGATCCTTCGTGGGTCGGCCGGCGGGTGATCGTCAACGCCGCCGTCGAGGTGCCGCCGCGTGAGCGGCCGACCGACCCGCCCGGCAGCACGCTCGCGCCCGACTACGAGCTCATCGGCGAGCACCACCACGGCACGCACCGCCAGTTCTTCCACGCACCGGCCACGCACCTGGCGGATCTTGGCGCCGATGATTCGAGTGAGATTGATCCCTTCGAGGCCGCCGCATTTGGCCTGACCGCGCTCACCGCGTGGAGCATGATGGTCACCAAGGGCGGGCTGCGAGCCGGGCAATCGGTGCTGGTCACGGGCATCGGCGGAGGCGTGGCGACCAGCGCGATGCAGATCGCAAAGCACTTTGGCTGCCCCGTCGTGGTCACCAGCCGCCACCAGTGGAAGATCGACAAGGCCATCGATATGGGGGCCGACCACGGGGTGCTCGACCAATCTTCCAGTGGGGGCGAAGACTGGTCGCGCGACGTGCGCACCTGGACCGGCAAACGCGGCGTCGACATGGCCGTCGACAGCATCGGCAAGGCCACCCACCTGAGTTGCATCAAGAGCCTCGCCCGCGGCGGCGCCTACGTCACCCCCGGCTGCACCACCGGCCCCGACGCCACCACCGACCTGGCCCGCATCTTCTGGAACCAGCTCCGCATCCTGGGCTCGACCATGGGCGCGCCCGCCGAGTTCCGCGAGGTGGCGAGCCTGTTCAAGGCCGGCGCGCTGAAGCCAGTATTGGATCAGGTCTTCAAGGCGAGCGACGGCCGTGCGGCGTACGAGCGGCTGGAGGCGCAGGAGCAGTTGGGGAAGATTGTGATTGATTGGCGGTAA
- a CDS encoding HEAT repeat domain-containing protein has protein sequence MDELASAFTDFETRLDDLPAVATEVRIKPDWRQAMVVYGPAAIASLANSRAIIVDREPATPAMMAPIIWCCGRPDKERDTRWVGRSLFGVLVHHDSLAAETLRWMLTRPEWILRATAIESLRTGHPAWLSEELLVQGLADRHRFVRSMAVHMISACHRNDLLPYLREAASIEKLDWLRESMESRIVAHEHRERSSSQITPTPPWLQFRDRPMGYLFMNRLEGPDVVQVLKARHGETGDGNWPPLQ, from the coding sequence ATGGACGAACTCGCCTCTGCGTTCACTGACTTCGAAACCAGGCTCGACGATTTGCCGGCGGTTGCGACTGAGGTGCGGATCAAGCCAGACTGGCGCCAGGCGATGGTGGTGTACGGCCCGGCGGCCATCGCGTCGCTCGCGAACAGCCGGGCGATCATCGTCGATCGGGAGCCCGCAACCCCAGCGATGATGGCGCCGATCATCTGGTGCTGTGGCAGGCCTGACAAGGAACGCGACACGCGATGGGTTGGCCGCTCACTGTTCGGCGTGCTGGTACATCACGACTCGCTCGCTGCTGAGACGCTGCGCTGGATGCTAACGCGGCCCGAGTGGATTCTTCGCGCGACCGCCATCGAATCGCTTCGAACTGGCCATCCCGCTTGGCTGTCCGAAGAGTTGCTGGTGCAGGGGCTCGCCGACCGACACCGATTCGTTCGGAGCATGGCGGTTCACATGATCAGTGCTTGCCACCGGAATGACTTGCTCCCGTACCTGCGGGAGGCGGCATCCATTGAAAAGCTCGACTGGCTACGTGAATCAATGGAATCCAGAATCGTCGCCCACGAACATCGTGAACGATCTTCGAGTCAGATCACGCCCACACCGCCCTGGCTGCAATTCCGCGACCGACCGATGGGCTATCTCTTCATGAACCGCCTCGAAGGCCCGGACGTCGTGCAAGTCTTGAAGGCGCGGCACGGCGAGACTGGAGACGGCAATTGGCCGCCGCTCCAATGA